A genomic window from Candidatus Nitrosoglobus terrae includes:
- the purH gene encoding bifunctional phosphoribosylaminoimidazolecarboxamide formyltransferase/IMP cyclohydrolase, whose translation MESIKRALISVSDKSKVTEFARQLQTTYGVEILSTGGTAALLQEHHIKVIEVSDYTQFPEMMGGRIKSLHPKIHGGILGRREADAPIMAEYGIKPIDLVVVNLYPFEQTIANPKSSLPTIIENIDIGGPALLRAAAKNYESVVVVTDPTDYELILAEIKINNGFISPATRFELAVKSFKHTAAYDTVIANYLEKLSLKDKKINFPHDYSIQCIKKQELRYGENPHQQAAFYVDHTPQKGTVAAAQQLQGKDLSFNNIADTDAALECVKSFPNTPTCVIVKHANPCGVAIGKSLEEAYERAYSADPISAFGGIIAFNCPLDALTAKIIIERQFAEVIITPTIDITAQAVLAAKPNIRVLTCGEWPSQPIPNLDYKRVAGGLLIQEQDQRLAPSELPQAVTTRSPTSQEAKDLLFAWRVVKFVKSNAIVYAKNEQTIGIGAGQTSRVMSSQIAGLKAKEAGFLVSGAVLASDAFFPFRDGLDTAAEMGVSAIIQPGGSRRDHEVIAAANEHNIAMIFTGVRHFRH comes from the coding sequence ATGGAATCTATAAAACGTGCGCTTATTAGCGTTTCCGATAAGAGCAAAGTGACAGAATTTGCACGTCAGCTGCAAACGACCTATGGCGTTGAAATACTATCTACCGGAGGTACTGCTGCATTACTTCAAGAACATCATATTAAGGTGATAGAGGTATCAGACTATACCCAATTCCCAGAAATGATGGGAGGGCGTATCAAAAGTCTTCACCCTAAGATTCACGGAGGTATTCTAGGGCGGAGAGAGGCTGATGCCCCTATTATGGCTGAATATGGTATCAAACCTATTGATCTAGTTGTTGTTAATCTCTATCCGTTTGAACAAACAATAGCAAACCCAAAGTCTAGCCTGCCCACTATCATTGAGAATATTGATATTGGTGGGCCAGCGCTACTACGAGCAGCCGCTAAAAATTATGAATCTGTCGTGGTGGTAACTGATCCAACTGATTACGAACTTATCCTCGCTGAGATAAAAATAAACAATGGATTTATTTCACCTGCTACTCGCTTTGAGCTTGCAGTTAAAAGCTTTAAGCATACTGCAGCTTATGACACAGTTATTGCTAATTATCTAGAAAAACTCTCTTTAAAAGATAAAAAAATAAATTTTCCGCACGACTATAGTATTCAATGTATTAAAAAACAGGAATTACGATATGGCGAAAACCCTCATCAACAAGCTGCATTCTATGTAGATCATACCCCTCAGAAGGGAACTGTTGCTGCGGCTCAGCAATTACAAGGCAAGGATCTTTCTTTTAATAACATAGCTGATACCGATGCCGCTTTAGAGTGTGTTAAATCATTTCCCAACACGCCTACCTGCGTTATAGTCAAGCACGCCAATCCTTGCGGGGTAGCCATCGGAAAATCCCTCGAAGAAGCTTACGAACGGGCGTATAGTGCTGATCCTATTTCAGCTTTTGGCGGTATTATTGCCTTTAACTGCCCATTAGATGCATTGACAGCAAAAATTATCATTGAACGCCAATTTGCTGAAGTTATTATTACCCCAACAATAGACATAACCGCTCAAGCCGTATTAGCGGCTAAGCCCAATATACGGGTGCTAACTTGTGGTGAATGGCCATCCCAGCCAATACCTAATTTGGACTATAAACGAGTTGCCGGGGGTTTATTAATTCAAGAACAGGATCAAAGATTAGCACCTTCAGAACTACCGCAGGCAGTTACAACGCGATCACCGACTTCTCAAGAAGCTAAAGATCTCTTATTTGCTTGGCGAGTAGTGAAATTTGTCAAATCCAACGCTATTGTCTATGCTAAAAATGAGCAAACAATAGGTATTGGTGCTGGACAAACAAGCCGGGTCATGAGTAGCCAAATTGCAGGACTTAAAGCTAAAGAGGCAGGATTTTTAGTCTCAGGTGCAGTGTTAGCCTCAGATGCTTTTTTTCCTTTTCGAGATGGTTTAGATACAGCAGCAGAAATGGGTGTCAGTGCTATTATTCAGCCTGGTGGATCTAGGCGAGACCATGAGGTAATTGCAGCAGCTAATGAACATAACATTGCTATGATTTTCACTGGAGTACGGCATTTTCGCCATTAA
- a CDS encoding bactofilin family protein has product MFWRPKKYEHSIKLNTLIGQDTRIEGGITFSGGLRVEGYVKGNIVAEEENSLLTVSESGIIEGQVKVPYIILSGSVTGDVHATKRLELANQAQVHGDVYYHLIEMAVGAKVNGNFITIEDKPVPKLALTNKLGVETTSFK; this is encoded by the coding sequence ATGTTTTGGCGTCCCAAAAAATATGAACACAGTATTAAGCTTAATACCCTCATTGGGCAAGATACTCGCATTGAAGGAGGTATTACTTTTAGTGGAGGACTGCGAGTAGAAGGATACGTAAAAGGGAATATTGTAGCAGAGGAAGAGAATTCATTACTTACTGTGAGTGAAAGTGGAATCATTGAAGGACAAGTTAAAGTCCCCTATATTATTCTTAGTGGCTCTGTAACGGGTGATGTCCATGCTACTAAGCGCCTTGAACTTGCAAATCAGGCGCAAGTCCACGGGGATGTTTATTATCACCTGATCGAAATGGCGGTAGGGGCTAAAGTTAATGGAAATTTTATCACTATAGAGGATAAGCCCGTTCCTAAGTTAGCATTAACTAATAAATTAGGGGTCGAAACTACTTCTTTTAAGTAA
- the argC gene encoding N-acetyl-gamma-glutamyl-phosphate reductase: MIKVGVIGGTGYTGIELLRLLSNHPNVEIVAITSRTKAGTAVSDLFPNLRGHVNLQFIKPNLAQLAQECDVVLFATPHGVAMEMVPELIARNTRVIDLSADFRLSDPTVWERWYGHPHTAPNLLTEAVYGLPEINREAIRQAQLIACPGCYPTTVQLGFLPLLEQGLVDPNHLIADAKSGVSGAGRKAAIATLLCEASENFKAYSVSGHRHHPEIVQGLSRISKSAIHLTFVPHLTPMIRGIHATLYAQLQKEIDLQSLYEQRYAKSPFVDVLPPKSHPETRSVRGTNMCRLAIHRPSVEDNTIVILSVTDNLVRGASGQAIQNMNLMFNLKETSGLNDIAIIP; this comes from the coding sequence ATGATTAAAGTGGGAGTTATTGGCGGAACAGGATATACAGGGATTGAATTACTCCGCTTACTTTCCAATCATCCCAATGTTGAAATTGTAGCTATTACCTCACGTACTAAAGCCGGCACTGCAGTGAGTGATCTCTTTCCAAATCTTCGAGGTCATGTCAATCTACAATTTATTAAACCTAATCTAGCTCAGTTAGCCCAAGAATGTGATGTTGTTCTTTTCGCTACCCCTCACGGCGTAGCCATGGAAATGGTGCCAGAGTTAATTGCACGAAATACCCGAGTCATTGATTTATCTGCTGATTTTCGCCTCTCTGATCCAACGGTATGGGAACGCTGGTACGGCCATCCTCACACTGCTCCTAATCTATTAACTGAAGCAGTTTATGGTTTACCTGAAATTAACCGAGAAGCCATTCGCCAAGCTCAGCTAATAGCCTGCCCAGGGTGTTATCCTACCACTGTCCAATTAGGGTTTTTACCACTGCTAGAGCAAGGATTAGTCGATCCAAATCACCTTATTGCCGATGCTAAATCAGGGGTAAGCGGAGCCGGTCGTAAAGCGGCTATAGCCACTCTACTATGCGAGGCCAGTGAAAACTTTAAAGCCTATAGCGTGAGTGGTCATCGACATCATCCAGAAATTGTCCAAGGGCTTAGTCGAATTAGTAAATCTGCCATACATTTAACCTTTGTGCCTCACCTCACCCCTATGATTCGCGGAATCCATGCCACCTTATACGCCCAGCTCCAGAAAGAGATCGATCTTCAATCCCTTTATGAGCAGCGCTATGCAAAGAGTCCGTTTGTTGATGTACTTCCCCCTAAAAGCCACCCAGAAACTCGCAGTGTCCGAGGCACTAATATGTGCCGCCTTGCTATCCATCGCCCCTCAGTCGAGGATAATACTATTGTAATACTTTCGGTTACTGACAATTTAGTCAGGGGAGCCTCTGGCCAAGCAATACAGAACATGAATCTTATGTTTAACTTAAAAGAAACATCTGGCCTCAATGATATTGCTATTATTCCATAA
- a CDS encoding DUF6776 family protein, which translates to MAKRADPRFIITEHRPWRIWILSALLIVASGTIGWFLPHLISASLDLIADTSSSPAHLSAQEKISYLDQENARLRKSLAQTQRELKIEQHARMDLSTDLEALQNKIYELNRQLSAYKGLIKSLEDQGFHIQDFSISKTVTARLFHYHLVLTQGRKTAQLTQGQAQLVIYGVLNGRSAQFNLDSLSKANAINFKFKYFQILEGELLLPNNFKPTQVKITLYPNESSSKLAEKTFNWASIKN; encoded by the coding sequence ATGGCAAAACGCGCAGACCCTCGCTTTATTATCACAGAACATCGCCCTTGGCGTATATGGATCTTGAGTGCCCTCTTAATAGTGGCCAGTGGAACCATAGGCTGGTTTCTTCCTCATTTAATTTCCGCATCGCTAGACTTAATAGCCGATACCTCTTCCTCACCAGCTCATCTTAGCGCTCAAGAAAAGATTTCTTATTTAGATCAGGAAAATGCTCGTCTACGAAAATCCTTGGCTCAAACCCAGCGGGAGCTAAAGATAGAGCAGCACGCCCGTATGGATCTAAGTACTGATTTAGAAGCTTTACAGAACAAAATTTATGAGCTTAATCGTCAGCTTTCCGCTTATAAAGGATTAATTAAGTCCCTTGAGGATCAAGGGTTCCATATTCAGGATTTCAGCATCAGTAAGACAGTAACAGCGAGATTATTTCATTACCATCTCGTACTTACTCAAGGCCGTAAAACAGCCCAGCTCACCCAAGGCCAAGCACAGCTCGTAATTTACGGCGTGTTAAATGGAAGATCTGCACAATTTAATCTTGACAGCCTTTCTAAAGCTAACGCCATTAACTTTAAATTTAAATACTTTCAAATTCTTGAAGGTGAGTTATTGCTACCAAATAATTTCAAACCAACTCAAGTTAAAATTACCTTATATCCTAACGAAAGTTCTTCTAAATTAGCAGAAAAAACTTTTAATTGGGCCTCGATAAAAAATTAA
- the fis gene encoding DNA-binding transcriptional regulator Fis, which yields MSNKLTQIESYKTSFNEEQQHSSIKECLRQMLNEYFEHLDGHNPNDLYGIVIREIEPPLLEITLKYAGGNQTKAAKFLGMNRSTLRKKLKQYNISSIN from the coding sequence ATGAGTAACAAACTTACCCAGATTGAATCCTATAAAACTAGCTTCAATGAAGAACAGCAACACTCATCCATTAAAGAATGCCTTAGACAGATGTTAAATGAGTATTTTGAACACCTTGATGGACATAATCCCAATGACCTCTACGGGATTGTAATTAGGGAGATAGAACCTCCATTACTAGAGATCACATTAAAATACGCTGGCGGTAATCAAACAAAAGCTGCTAAGTTTCTTGGTATGAACCGTAGTACTCTTCGTAAAAAGCTAAAGCAGTATAATATTAGCTCAATTAATTAA